ATCACCATTGTTAAAGGCATTGCCGTGAAGTGCTGCAGTGATGCGACCAATTTCATCACCAGAATCGAATACTACTAAACCATTTTGGTCCCATACGGTGAATGAGCGAGCGCCGTAGGCTACGGCAGTTTCATACTCGCCATTGCCGTCGGCATCGCCCAGTACATTTGTTACGCGTAGGTCATCAATCTCGCCGCCAGCTTGCAGTGCTTCTAGCTTAGAGCCTGCTTGGGCGGTAAGGTTTTTAAGTTTTACTTCTTCGGTAAAGGCTAAGCAACCATCGTCTTCATCGTAGTCTTGACCACCCGCTGCAACACAGGCAGCTTCGTCGGCTACATCAAAGAAATACTCACGTGCATCACCTTCGTTGGCAGTGATGAGGAACGGCGCACCATTCCACGAGAAAGAAGCAATGGTGTCTGGCATGTAAGCGCCGTATAAGCCGTCGTATTGGCCAAAGCTTACTGTGCCATCTTCGTTCCCGTCAAAGTTTAACCCTGACCAATCTTTATAACCCAAGCCGATAATTTTCACGCTGTTATCGCTTAAATCTACAAGTGCTAAGCCGTTGTTTTCTTGAAGCGTTACATAAGCCATGCTGTTGCTGGCGGTAATGTATTCAGGCTCTAAATCTTGTGCAACAGTGGTGGCAATTACTTGGCCGTTTAAACTACGGCCACTTGGGTTAGGGAAATGTAGCCCTTTAGCTTCAAGCTCACTTTGCATGCCGTTAAAGCCAGTAAAGTCGATGATAGTGGCGCTAGTTGCTGGTATTCCATCAGTTACGCTAATGACTGCAATTGAGCCTTCAGGGTCGTTGCTGTAATCGCCGCTTGGTTCACCTTCGTTAGCCACAATTACTTTGCTGCCATCAGGCGTGAAAGTAACCATATCTGGCAAGTTTCCTACTTCAACAGCGCTTAGGAATACTGGAGTGCCAGCGTTTAAACCATTGTAGAAAACAATGAAACCATTGTTGGCTTGCGCATCGGCTTCAATGGCTACTGCCATTAAATCATTATGCACGGCAATGCTGTTGGCTCCGCCCAGAGCAACGCCATTGGCTTCGGTTGGTAAAGTAAGTGGGGTAGCGCTTAGGTTAGTATCGCTAGTTGGAGCACTTAGTTGCTCAGAGCTAAGGCCAGAGGCATCAATCATCTCAACCGTTGCGTCAGAGCTATTAATGGCATAAATAGTTTGAGTAGCAGCGTGGTATTGCAGGATCTCTGCAGCACCGTCTGGGTTTAATACTGCGCGACCAACCGGATTAAGCATGATGCTGCTAACAGCATCTGCGCCAGGCTCACCGTTTAAACCATTTTGACCATCGTCACTACTACACGCTGTTAATGTTAGGCTAGAAATTACTGCCAATGAAACCAAGCTCTTCTTGAGCATCATGTTATATCCCTATAAATAGTTACAATTCGAAGGGCATTTTGTGTACTCAATGTGACTTTACGATGACGAAAACATGACAATCAATGAAATGTTCCAATAAGGTAACAAGTGAACTTAAGCCTGAAAAATATAGCGGTTTATACCTATATAAGTAATTGAATCTAATAACTATTAAACCTGTTTAATTTAACACTTTAGTTTGATAAAAGTGGAACGATTGTGCTTTTCGTTTGATCTAAGCAAATTTGCCAGCCGTAACCATTCTCGAAACCGACGCAACTTAAGCTTGAAGGAAAGAGACAATGATTAAACGAATTGCAAGTGTATTTACTTTGATTATCACAACAATGACATTCTCGATGTTGGCTCACGCTGACCATCACGGCATGAAAAAGGACGTTGTTGATGTAGCCGTCGAAAATGGCTCTTTTACTACTTTAGTTACCGCTGTGAAAGCCGCTGGATTGGTTGATACCTTAAAGGGAGAAGGGCCTTTTACTGTGTTTGCTCCTACCGATGAAGCCTTCGCAAAATTGCCTGAAGGAACCGTGGAAATGTTACTCATGCCTGAGAACAAAGATAAGTTAATCGCCGTGCTTACTTACCATGTTGTAGCCGGAAAAGTCATGGCAGCTGATGTCGTTAACATTGATAGCGCTACAACCGTTCAAGGAGGAATGTTAGCCGTTAGCACTAGCGGTGAGTCGGTAATGATCAATAACGCAAAGGTAGTGGCTGCAGACGTTAAAGCTAGCAACGGTGTGATTCATGTTGTCGACACCGTATTGTTACCAAAATAGGCGTATCGGCAGGGCATAAATTAAACCCTGCCTAGTTTCTGGAATAAAGCCGTTCTTAAAGGTTTGCTAAACGCTGCTTAGCTTTTTGACCACTTGATTCATGGTGTAGTGAACAAACTGAGCACCTAATTCGGTGAGTTGATAGGGTTTAGTTTCTTCAAAAGCAGATTCTAAGAGCGGGCTTGCAGGTTTTCTAACTTTACCTTTGCTTGACTGTTTTACAAAGTCACCTTCATAAGTGGTTTCTCTAGTTTGTCTAATCACTCCACCTGCACTTAAATCTCTAATAAGCAACTTAAACAGATCGGCTTCAGCACTATCTTCACGGGGCATTTCTTCGCTTACCGACTGCCAAATGGCTAATCGGGTTATTCCCTTGCTTTGGTAAATAGCGCGGATAACCTTAAAGTGGATTTCATGGTATTTATCTAACCAGTCATTAAACAAGCGAATTTGGTCATCAGGGCAAAGAGGAGAAGCCGCAGCGTTAGATATTAGGTTCACCACGTAATCACGCTTTTCTTGTGTTTCTGCAGCATCCCAAGACTTAAAGGCTCTGCGTATTAATGCTAAATAGGCGTCTGATTGAATCCGAGATTTGTGGCTGGCATGCACCGACTCTAATCGATACGCCATTTCATCGAGGGTTAACATCAGTTGGTTAACTTTTTGCTGGTGGATTTTGAGCCATTCTTCATGCAGTTCGTTAACTCTACCTTGCTCGCTTTCTCCATGAATGGAGGCGCTGCTAGCTAGTACTTGGCCAACCCAAGGTATCGCCGACATGGCATTAGCAACAATGCGACAATACTTAGTCCATTGTCCTCGGTCTTTTAAAATGGCCAATTCGTAAGCAATAAACTCTTCGTTTCTTTCTTCTAGAGGCTTGTTTGTGTCTTCCATGACGAAACCTTGTAAGCGCTAAGTATTAATGTGGAATAACAATGGCTTGCTAAACCAAGTGCTACTTTGATTTCTTCTTTGTGTTTTATCAATAGCTAAACGTGATTTTGTTAACTCAGTTCAAGATTGAGTTTCTAGCAGAAGCAGGGCAACATAAGCGGGTTGTTTCGTAATCGGAGCAGCAATAATTCTCAGGGCGGGGTGTAACTCCCCACCGGCGG
The Agarivorans aestuarii DNA segment above includes these coding regions:
- a CDS encoding choice-of-anchor I family protein gives rise to the protein MMLKKSLVSLAVISSLTLTACSSDDGQNGLNGEPGADAVSSIMLNPVGRAVLNPDGAAEILQYHAATQTIYAINSSDATVEMIDASGLSSEQLSAPTSDTNLSATPLTLPTEANGVALGGANSIAVHNDLMAVAIEADAQANNGFIVFYNGLNAGTPVFLSAVEVGNLPDMVTFTPDGSKVIVANEGEPSGDYSNDPEGSIAVISVTDGIPATSATIIDFTGFNGMQSELEAKGLHFPNPSGRSLNGQVIATTVAQDLEPEYITASNSMAYVTLQENNGLALVDLSDNSVKIIGLGYKDWSGLNFDGNEDGTVSFGQYDGLYGAYMPDTIASFSWNGAPFLITANEGDAREYFFDVADEAACVAAGGQDYDEDDGCLAFTEEVKLKNLTAQAGSKLEALQAGGEIDDLRVTNVLGDADGNGEYETAVAYGARSFTVWDQNGLVVFDSGDEIGRITAALHGNAFNNGDDENEGDSRSENKGAEPEALTVGTVGDKIYAFIGLERMGGIMVYDVTNPYNSKFETYVINRDLTEGLSVDDGIGDLAPESLVFVAADNSPTSQPLLLVGNEVSGSLTVWEITAN
- a CDS encoding fasciclin domain-containing protein, with protein sequence MIKRIASVFTLIITTMTFSMLAHADHHGMKKDVVDVAVENGSFTTLVTAVKAAGLVDTLKGEGPFTVFAPTDEAFAKLPEGTVEMLLMPENKDKLIAVLTYHVVAGKVMAADVVNIDSATTVQGGMLAVSTSGESVMINNAKVVAADVKASNGVIHVVDTVLLPK